TGGCTTCTTTCTTAATTAATTCCCTTCTTGGTAAATTACCCCCACTGCCTAAATCAAACAAGTGATTCAGGAACGGAGGTGTGTTGAATCAAATTTAGATAGTGGTCACATAATTACTAAACTCATAAATAACCATAGTCTTTGCGTAATGGACTAGATCAACTGAATAAAGATGCATGACACATGTTCCAAGCCTGTCTGGACTGTGAAATGTAGTATAGATGTGTAGATATAGATTATATTTACACGTGAAAATAAAGACCAACAGCAATCAATTTGTCACTtttacccagaaaaaaaaaaattaagccctTATTAAACCAACAAGGATAAAACTAAGACTCACATTTGCATTAAACACGTATATTTACTTTGCAAAGTAAATTACTTCCTGccacatatttacatttgtgaatgctaaataaaactaaatggcTGAGAGTGACTTGTATTAATTGATAAGTTTCTACAAAGCCACGGCTGAAAAGCTTTACACGACCCTCAGTGAATACAGAACAATAGCCCTTCAGGATGACAcacgcataaaaaaaaaaaaaaaaaagagtctggaGTGAGCAATTCTGACTCAAAATAACTTCAACTAATGCAAGTTATTGAAAATTCACTAAGGCTGTCAATTACCCCAAGTAGTAATCGAGTTTGATGCAAAGCTATTTATTTTGTGTGCCTTTGAACAAGCTGTTTTACCTCCCTGATGGCAGCAGGCGGGGGAATGATGAAAAACCACTCAGACAGGAGATTCCAAAATGTCGACATACTGCGGCGCCGTAGGCCAACTCTCTGAACATGATGGTGAGATTATAGAAGTCTTTACCCCCTGCCATCAGAAAATTATTTGCTTTGCTCCCGGAGAGGACCCACAACACACAATAAAGCAGCGGGTTGTGCCTGCATCCATTCGCTGTTATAAAGTGTAACAAGGCAACTTAAGACTTTCACCTTTTAGCTCGGCACCTTCGGAATTAAAGCCAATTTATATTCAGACTGAGACTTCACCACCCTGCTCTGCCTGGAGCATTCACACTTGCTGGTACAGATATAGTCTTCGTTCCACAGTCTGCATCTggcctctgtctgtgtctgagaaAGAGTCTAAGAAAAGGCACATTTGGAAATCTTTGCTGAACAGCTGGTTGTTCAGGAAAGCATGTAACCCCTTGGATCAGAGCGGAGCCACATTTAAAAGAGGTTATCCAAGAATAGGGCGACTATGTTCCTCATGACGAACGACCCCGGATTCAttgttttacagtgtataatCCAGGCAAGTGTATGTACTGTACGCAGGATTACACTGTGTTTGGGATTTTGTGTGTCGCGTATTTGTGTCTGGAAAGTGCATCCATGCAGCTTTGGTTGACTGCCTCCCACCCACTGCAGCCCCAGTCACTTTGCATTAATTCTGCAGTGGCTTGATAAAAACAAAGAGCGGACCAATAGGGGCTGCAGACGGAGCCAAGTGAACCACGCAGACCACTGGGGCCTCGGTGCCAAGATGATGTCAACACGCATCTATACTGGCCGGGATTTTAGCGTCTACACTCTAATGTGGTGAGCAAAGACATCACAACTGACCATTAATATGTCAACATCTTCTATCCTTTCCACAAAACTTATTTTATTAAtgtggatttaacccataaagacccagcgcttcttCTGTGGCACTTTTCAGATGAATTTTTCcatctatttaatcattcttaattgatttatcaccatttattataatattatcctctgtattttgtgttttttcagtataaatcatgtattttcctatagttaattaTCTTATCTCGATTTTtgacggaatgaatataaagatagctttgcagcgcctggagggttcaaattgaaacttttggaactattagggtccccaaataaatgtaccaaaggctaacaaaaaaaaaaagggttaagcaaaatatgacccctttacgtgatttaccaccatttgttatagtattatcctctgtattttgcattttttcagtgaaaatcatgtattttcctatatttaatttactgatcatgtagatgttcataaaagctcagactaaagatgtgttttattatatcagaaacatagaaaactgaagcaaaagtgactttttcattaaaataaatcattaattgaacataaaataagtgtctccatccactgtcactgatccaacaatgttgtagaagatgactgtgtttccacggtaactacggagcctcagaacatccaaataggtaatatctgatgatcatgaaaagtgacaaactgtattttacaccaattatttacatgtattgataggattagtggatcattaggtaataaacagtttagatcagtagatgcttttggtcactggtggctgtttgggtctttatgggttaatgaggatATTTGACCAGAAGTATGGACTTAATTTTATATCATGTTTTTAGGGCCACGTGAGAATTTTTATAAAGCATTCAAAAAATTCATGACATTCAATTCTCAAACTAAAATCTTGAGAATAAAGTAGAACTGTCACAATAGTCAAACGTTCAATATTAGTACAAGACGTCAGACATTTGGCACTTGGAAAGTACAGGCTAAATTATTTAGAACCAGTTTGTGGTTTGACAGAATATCTGAATTATGGGTATTGTAGTTGCTAAAAACGAGGTATCGCTCAGCTTTTTTTAGTCCGGTCCAGGCTTTTGCATTTGTAAAATATAGCTAAATGTTGTGAATACAGTTGAAATGAGTGTTAGTGTTGGGAATACGAGCAAATAAAGGACTATTTATGTTTGGTTTGCGGACATATTGCAGAGAATTACATTGAAATGAATACTTTATCCTCAAAATTGTAATGTTTATTCTTCAAATGCATAGAAATCTTCCTCCCTTGCTTCCTTTTTAACGTCACTTTAACTCAATAACTCATCTATCACCAATAACTtcactgttgcacctttattgtCTATCTATTGTCTCCTCAATCCcttgctgtttatagttatattctatgtcATAgtaatattctgtttatagttatattgtattctactttttttgtttttctactaCATTCGTTTTGTACCATGGGGCCTTaaagtaatttcagttttctgtatgcgatGTACGCGTGGCAAAATCCGGGTTTCAGCAgctatcagcaaatctaatttaatgctttttaatgccactttaaacaaatttaatgcccatgtccaactgcacatacagttttatatatagttttatggcGGTTTACTGTCAATAGGCtttttaaccaggttctgaacagttcctcctccaatcacttctgctgaaacttgcatttccCATTTTTTCCAGCATTTGTTAATATTCCCTCTggtctttcgccacagcatgagcatgctCACAGCACATTGTATTCCAAGCAGCCATGTTGTGATttcatgtatcggccataaacaatagccaatttaagggttccacctgtaaatcatcacactatacttccgatcaaaattattaaatgttcatataatcaaaataaataatgaataacaatgcttttttccatcaaatgtatttaattttttaatgcctctagacatcgaatttaatgctttttaatgccatttaaggcctttattttcagaaaaatctatttaatgacttttaatgctttttaatgacccccAGAAACCCTGAAAACTGACAATACAGCTTTGACTTTTTAATTCTGactaaagctaatgctaaagcaaaagcaaaataaaaaccatcattatcatttttctttcttAATGTGACCCTAATACTCTAAACCTGATGAAGTTATAACAGATTGGACTAGGTGTGCCAAAATCATGATAAACCAATTTATGGTTTGACAGGATATTGACATTATGTAGTTACTAAAAACTAAGCATCTCTGAGCCTCTTTTACTTCAGTTCAGTTGTGATGATGAAAGTCTGTGGCCAAAAATTCAGGAACCTTTTTCTGTATTAtattttgacttaaaaaaaagttttaacagAGAGAAGGAAAACAAGCACAAAAATGCAACTTCGAGTCAATAAACTGACACCACCATCTAGTAGTTTACTTTAAAATCTTACTGTTTGATTTATATTTAAGCAGCTAATCttacaaatttagatttttagttGAAAGTGAATGtgcacagaaagaaaaaaaaaaaccatcacaaATCTAGGACTTCTTCAGTGTAAGAAAATACAGTGGTAAATATAAAGTCGGTTTGTTAATATTAAAACTTTCATGTAAATTCACACTGTTTCTACGAAAAACAGACAGTCAAATACATTCTGTCATGTCCTCATTATACAAGTCATTCACATACAATCTTGACATTTTCTGCAAGGATCAAACCATTTCTATTCTGTAATTAAGATTCCTCTCTACAAGGAGCATTTCATCCAATTTAAATATGTCTGAGAGTCAGGGCAGCGCTGGCATTTTGCACTTCATAGGTTATCTTAATAATTAAAGTGGGAGTTGGTGCTGAAAACTACTTCTGCACAACTACAGATGTAAATAATGTTTTGCCTTTTCTAGTATTTGGTGTATGTACAGTTTATACAAGttacttttacattttcataAGGTGTTCATGGTGTAACAAAATAAATCTTTCCATTTCTACTGTTAAAGGATCTGTTTTTATGGTCTTACTGAAGTTGAGTTTGCTTTAACTGCATCAAAATAAAGGAATTGCCAAATCTGCTCCAATAACTGTTGTAAACTCACTCTTATAAGTGAGTAAAGAGCGGAGCTTATGTACAAACGGAGCCTGTAAGGTATAGCTTCATTGGTTTTTAGTGTCAGTGTAAAACCAACTGCAATTGCACGTAGAAACCCTTCACACTAAACCATATTTGTCAGTGCAAGTTATGCTAATAATGTAAGTCCGTATTAACAGCCAACGGAGCACGTCACACCACTCAACTGTGGAGGTGGGTGTGGAGACGCTAATCTCACAGTAAAATGCATCGGTGCCTCAGACCTTCTATTCGCCTGCTTCTGCTCACTCTTTCACCTTGGACCACACGCCAGACCTGCTCAGCTTCCCTCTGTTAGGACAAAAGCATCTTGGTTGCATACAGCAGGATCCCCCCCAGACTAGCAGTGGCAGCGATAGCAATGACCCTCACTAAGAGAAAGTCCATGGAGTCCTCCAACTTTGTGTGCAGCCTCAGGACCTGTCGGTGGGTGTCCTCGCGGCCGCCTGAATTCTCGATAACGTGATTGGCCAAGCCGCGCTTCTCGTTGAGCGGCATCTGTGCAGCCACACGCTGCTCAGCCTGCTCCTGGGTCAGGCCGTCCCTCTGCATCAGGCGCAATAGCTGAGTGGCAGGGTCACTGAAAAGGAACAGACAATGGGGGTTATTTATGGTGCAGCCAGAGTGCCTTGTTAAAAAATCCAGAGGCAGTGAGTCATGCTAACGAGGCACAgagaaagatagaaaaaaaaaatgcatccaaTAACTCGCAAAACTGATGGTTTAATGGCCATTTTCTGTCAAAAAGCAAAACTCTGAATATTTAACGGCTTCAAATCACAAACCGGTGAATAAACAATCCCAAAGTAAAACTGGAAAGTTATAGGAGGAAACTGAGAAAAACGAGCAGCACTCTTACCAGTAAACTACTACAGTGTGGTTGAGAAACTGAGTGAGACGTCTGGTTTCGAAAAGAAGGGGCACGTCCAGCACCACGTAGCGGTACCCTTGGGAGATGCATGAGAAGGGGGGAGCATTAAGAAACAGAATTAATTAGTGTCAACACATTTACACTCTTAACACTGTGAACATACCGGTAACACAATCGACTTAATTACTTTTAATAATAAACAACAATTTGTGCATGAAAAGTTTATTTTAAGCCAGTTGAGCCTCATGTGAGAGCAGGAAACAGCCTGTTGTAGGATTTTATGATACTGATAAAAAGAGCTGATCATACGGAATTAGATAAAAGGGCTACTTTCctgcaaaaaacagacaaaacacatgTTCAGTACCCTCTGATTCAATATCAAACACTGTGGTTTACCAATGTAACACACAATTAACAAACATATGTATTTATCTTGCAACTGCACAACTAAATTCTGCATAATTGCAAACTATATCATCACCAATATGAGCTGTAGTCACTATGCAATGATGTTGGattaatactgctactactactgtatAAACTGTTGGGTGGTTAAATCTATAGAAATGCATCATATTTTACACATCAATAATATATGACATGTAgatgttacatttacaaacaacatCCCACAAACCCATAAAGGAGCCATCTgtatcatatcctcctgagacccagaaaagcaaaagttttggcttttttacattaaataattgtcttgattggaaacaacacaatgcaacagtattttttacattaaagtacatttgatgacttttaatgctttttaatgacccgcagaaaccctgaaaACTGACAATacagctgactttgactttttaATTTTGACTAAAGCTACTGTTAAagcaaaagcaaaataaaaataagctaaagcaaaataaaaaccaTCAATATCATTTTTCTTTCTTAATGTGACCCCAATACAAAACTGATGAAGTTatgttatattttgggaaaagtaggtcaaagttaaaattttttatgaattttcaaatctttgttttctcccatttacttataatgggcgacatttcaaatgtctataaaaacatcaattttgtttcaatttacttcaaatttgccacatatatagaggcaattgatgtgctgacatcagcacacgaatagacatgatgacatcagctggatcgatgccaaaataagatacaatacgttcgaggagcggggtttgttgtgtctggcaccacttatttttttttaatggaatgtcctttgcagtggacagtgttttttttttgtttgtttgttttttttaagtaaagctgtgaaactcttgtcccctacattGGACACAAATGCAGtgctgggcctcaggaggatatatgaGTTTGTTTAATTTAGGAATAGGATTAttttctcaacccataaagaaaaattcacaaacatgtaaaaaaaaaaaaaaaagcacatttgaaaatacactacatggacaaaagtattgggacatgtcaaattcaggtgtttcttttctaacaggggtctgggatacacaataataacaagaaatgttatcatatagttttatattgggataaatatcactgcattgcattggttagtttggtttaaattattatcttttcttccaaaatgcatcagagatggtttttgcttaatttctctcaatattgatttagttttttttaatccatgactatgattttaaattttctacctctaaatttcaaaaatatttttcatgctctgacagtaaataattattttctaccatatctaaccatttactttcttcacatctcacttagaaaaattt
The nucleotide sequence above comes from Sphaeramia orbicularis chromosome 19, fSphaOr1.1, whole genome shotgun sequence. Encoded proteins:
- the dcakd gene encoding dephospho-CoA kinase domain-containing protein encodes the protein MFLVGLTGGIASGKSTVSSMLRELGCPIIDADVVARKVVEPHTPAYCRIVHRFGPEILLENGEIDRQKLGQIIFASEEKRKLLNSITHPEIHKAMLKEILFYFLRGYRYVVLDVPLLFETRRLTQFLNHTVVVYCDPATQLLRLMQRDGLTQEQAEQRVAAQMPLNEKRGLANHVIENSGGREDTHRQVLRLHTKLEDSMDFLLVRVIAIAATASLGGILLYATKMLLS